The following is a genomic window from Panthera uncia isolate 11264 chromosome B4, Puncia_PCG_1.0, whole genome shotgun sequence.
aataatttttagtaaatttatagagTTGTGTAATCATCACAATctaatccagttttagaacattttcatgcCCATTTGCATTCATTCTCATTCCTACCCCTAAACCTAAGATAACCATTAACTTAGTTTCTTTTAAAGGCATGCCTTTTCTGGACAGTTCATATAAGTGAATTGggcagtatgtggtcttttgtgtctggattctttaACTTAACATAGtatttttgaggtttatccatAATGTAGCATGTACCAgcattttattccttcttatgaattaatattccattgcatggatgtacATTTTGACTTATTATAAATGAAGCTATTGAAAACAGTCTTATGATTCCATAAGTCTTcgtgtagacatatgttttcatttcttttggacagACACTTAGGAATGGAGTTTCTGGGTTGTAAGTTAAATTTATGTTTAgctttttccaaagtggctataacATTTTACAGCCCATCTCTCAACAACGTTTGAGGATTCCAGTCTCTACACATCCTTTACAGCACTGGTTACTGTCACTTCTtaggcactctttttttttaatgtttattttttaaaaaaaatttttaagtttatttatttactttgagagagacagagacagcacaagtcggggaggaacagagagagggagacagagaatcccaagcaggctctgcactgtcagcttggaaaccaatgtggggcctgaacccacaaaacctcaaagatcatgacctgagctgaaaccaagagttggatgcttaccgactgagccacccaggctctccaaatgtttatttttgagagagagacagacagagtgtgagtgggggaggggcaaagagagagggagacacagaaaccaaagcaggttctaggctctgagctgtcagcatagagcccgatgtggggctcgaactcacgagctgtgagataatgacctgagctgaagtcagatgcttaactgactgagtcacccaggtgtccctgaatggGTATTGttagtggaaaaaaattaagttaaaaattaatagggtggctgggtggttcagttggttaagcatccgactcttgatttcgcctcaggttgTAGTCCCAGGATTGTGGaatcgagtcccacgtcgggctctgcaatgagcacggagcctgcttatgattctttctttctccctctttctccccgcccccccccccccacctccccaccgccTGCCTCTCTACCCCACttgggctctccctctctctaaattaaaaagaaaaggaaaggggcgcctgtgtggctcagtcggttaagcatccgactttggctcaggtcatgatctcgcggtccgtgagttcgagccccgcatcaggctctgtgctgacagctcagagcctggagcctgtttcagattctgtgtctccctctctctctgaccctcccctgttcatgctgtctctccctgtctcaaaaataaataagtaaacgttaaaaaaaaaaaaaataaaaagaaaaggaaaaacattaaattaaaaattaaataaaacctaaaacataTTACTAtcggaggcacctgggtggctcagttggttaagcgtctgactttggctcaggtcatgatctcatagttcatgggttcaagcccatgtcaggctctgtgctgacagctcagagcctgaagcctgcttcagattctgtgtctccctctctctctgcccctcccctgctcccactgtgtgtgtgtctctctctctcaaaaataaataagcatttaaaaaaaattttttaaaattattataattagattatgctttgttttattttaagtacaaAAATACTTCAATACATCTGTATACAAGTTACACAGAATATTGACCTTTGATATGCCTTGTGAGACACTATAAGATAAAAGCCTACAAACAGGATaagtagagggaaaaaatggataTGCTTCAGAAGTATCTAATCCTTTCAAATGGAACAAAAACTGGAGGGAAGAATGCTTTAATAGCAAGTCAAATCCTCAGGATCTTTCCATAATCACTTGCACCCATTTCCAGGTCCATAATGCTCTCTCCTTCATCTGCCTACCCAAATTGCTATCCACCCCACAATCTTCCAAGAAAACTTCCTGACCTAAATTCTACTATGTGTAAAGatgtttttcatctctaaaatgtcaCTAATGAAATGAGGGTATACATGTGTGagtgcatgtatatacacatgtatgtatgtgtacaaaGAACCTACTATACAAAGATAGATtacaaaagaaagattttttaaaaacgtagTGAGGattcagtaaatatgtatttgatTATTAATCTCTTTATGTTACTAAGTGTAGAAAATTCCTTTTCACTTACTTCCACTGCTGCTACAACCTGGAATATTTTCTCCAGGAGAATATCCCATGAGGCCTCCATTCCCATTAGGATTAGAAGGCACTGATGCAAGAAGacctaaagggaaaaaatttcCTATTAAGTTATGCTCAAGATCAAATTCAAGGATAGGTACACATAAACAACtgccaaagaaacaaacaaaaggtaaCTGCTGACATACCTAGTCCTCTATATCGTGAAAGCTGCTGATAAATCTGTTTCATCCTCTCAATATTCAAACGGCTTGCCTCAGCATGGTTCACCATCGGTTTAGGATAATTAACTCCTATCAAACATTTGGCTACCTTTTGGATACCTTCTGGTGCATTCCAGGGATCATAGATATATTTTGCAGGGAAACCTCTTAGGACAGGCAAATAACGCCTtttgggagaaggaagaaaaactattaataaaatgaaCTATAAGCAAATTATAACAAACTAATTATTAGCTATGAATAATCAAAATCAAGTTAATACCATTTAAATGATTCGTTTACCCATCTCCTCATTTCTGCTGCCCATGATAAGTAGGGAAAACCTTAAGTGTtgcttaaacataaaaatttcttcCTGGATTAGTTATTCCAAACTGAATAAAAATCACCCTTGATTTACCTGATATAGTCTCCATTGGGATCTGTTCTCCTACCAAAACCAACGGGGCAATAGCAGTGAAAAAACTGTTGGAAAAAGGAACTACAAGACAGCCACATCCAACTTCCAGCATTTATGCTCCAATCTGCATCAAGCAATAATTCTTCAAATACCTTCAGAAGTAACAGTAACCAATTAGTTTGTACACATATAATTCTCAAAGCAACCATTTTCCAGGTCTCTGTAGATCAAAagtcaaggaaaaggaaatctaGCACAGaactataaaattaaactttctaAAGTCAGCCTCTTTGTCAATGTTCTGTTCTGTAATGAGTtatttcagggaaagaaaaatataagtaatataagTGAATTTCTGAATAGAATTCACCTTTCTAATCTTTGCCGGTGGTATTGGGACCAGGGTAAAATACTCAAGTCAAcgattcaaataaaaaatgaaagaaaaaagcagtaaacatttttgagaaagcaaACATGTTACCAAATAAATCACTAACAAAACTTTAGAAGCTTGGTACCACTGGCCTACATAGATAGGAGCACTCAAATATAAATGACctttatgggaatgcaagctggtgcagccactctggaaaacagtatggaggttcctcaaaaaattaacaatagaactattttacgacccagcaattgcactactaggtatttatccaagggatataggtatgctgttttgaagggacaaatgcataccaatgtttatagcactataaacagtactatcaacaatagccaaagtatggaaagagcccaaatgtccattgatggatggatgaagaagatgtggtatatatagacaatggagtattactcggcaatcaaaaggaatgaaatcgtgccatttgcaactttgtggatggaactagaggattttatgctaagtgaaattagagaaaaacaaacatcatatgacttcactcatatgaggactttaagagaaaaaaaagatgaacataagggaaaggaaacaaaaaataaatatagggagggggacaaaacagaagagactcttaaatatggagaacaaacaaagggttgctggaggggttggggaaggctggatgggctaaatgggtaaggggcattaagaaatctactcctgaaatcattgttgcactatatgctaatttggatgtaaattaaaaaaaataaaataaaaatatatatatataaatgacctttaaaaatgCACTAGCATTATAGAGTTTAAATTTGGAATTCCTTgaccaaattaaaatgaatttttataaattcattaaGTGTTTGCTATAACATCTACCTCACGTACAACTTTGTACTAGGAAATATaggagatgcaaaaaaaaaaaaaaaaaaaaacccaaaaaaaaggatcagatggggcgcctgggtggctcagttggttgagggtctgactttggctcagatcatgatctcatggttcgtgagtttgagccctgcatcgggctccatggtgacagctcagagcctggagcctgcttccgattctgtgtctccctctctctgctcctccctggcttacACCCTgactctcaaacataaacaaacattaaaaaaaattgtttttaatggatCAGAAATGGTCCTTGGATAGGGGAAAGTTATGTTATAAACAGGAAGGTAAATCAAGTCCTATTACATATAACCACAAGATGATGTCATAAAATGCAGTATGTTTCACTTTACATACTAGGTTACTAAAAAGCTGTGATTTTGAAGTGAAGTAAAATGATACAGGCTTAAAATTTTACAATATAAATTCAATATTTCTAAGAATTCCAGGTGAATCCTTTTTTGTAGTAGAAATAATCACCTATAAATATGTTAATCTAGTAAGTCCAGAGTGTTATTAAACCTTATAGTTCCCTTGATGGCTAGGCTGGTTCAGTCTCTGAAATGACTTTAGGTTAATCAAACcagttttcacatttttcctgTCTGACTATACCATTCTGCTCTCCAAGAGTGTGCCTCTTTAGGGATTTAAATTCTTTACCCACTGAAAAAATTAGACTATAAACGAATCTACATAATAGACAACTTATAGGAATTGTTTAATAAAGTACAGAGTCTTTCAAAATAAGACTGTACCATATTAGTTAGCAGAATACTTACTTTCATTCCTTCTTCCCAACTAATCCACAGGTCACCTCGGGTCAGGAAGCAAGCAACTGCATGTCTGGCTAAATGGTGAATCCAACCCTCCTGACGAAGCTGTGTCATGATGGCATCAATCCATGGAAAGCCTGTCCGTCCTTCTGCCCATTTTGCTAAAGCCTCAGGATTCTTATCCCAAGGAATCTGAACACAGATGgggtttccttccattttatcAAAGCGTGGATTATTTGTTGCTGCTGTATAGAAAAATTCACGCCATAACAGTTGCCCAtaaagggaaaggggaggggaactGTTCTTCTTTACCTAAggttaaaatgcaaataagtattgtcagcaatttttaaaaaagtattctgaAAATCAAGCTTCAGTTTTAGATAGTACCTTTTTGTAGAGATCTGTTAGTTTGAAGTAAAACAGTCGACATGACAAACAACCAAATCGAAGATAAGGACTGAGTCCAGTAGGGCTAGCAAGCAGTGAATTTGCATTCATTCGAGGTCTTTCAAAGTTTGCCACCCACGCCTGAAAATACACAGAGAGAATCATGCTAACTAAttgccttttccattttaaagagtatttaaaactgatatatatttctttaaagttacatagttctggggcgtctgggtggctcggttgagtgtccaactcttgatttctgctcaggtcatgatctcatggtcatgagatcaaaccccgcttcaggcactgtgctgggcatggagcctgcttaagattctctctctccttctccctctgcccctcccctgctcacactctctaacctctctcaaaaacaaaaacaaaaacaaaaaaaagttacatacttCTTGGAGAATAATATCTTATTATCCCAGCCACaatcatgttttaataaaaaacacAGCAGAATACAATTAAGCATTCTTTTGTTTTAGTCATCCTGGTGTAGCACATACTCATATGAAATAAATTACCTTCAAATTCCTAACACGAAGCTGAGAGCACTTTCAACCTGTCTCCTTGACACTGAGGTAAAGGTGAAATAGAAGAACTTTATCTTAGCTTCAAAGTTATGGTCATCAGATACCAGCTTACACAGAAAGAAGAGGTAGTATTGGTAGTAGCTAAAGAGGAAATAAtcagcagaggaggaaaaaaaatatctaaatgaaGAGATGGTTGTTAATTTTCAAACAATTAGGTCTGTGCTGTTTTAACTATTTCTCTCAATTCCTCTTGTTCAACAGTCtactttttggttttaaaaaagagtgaaattattCTTTAGACGCCAGTTTGGAAATACAAGCATGATCTATGTTATCatacttttctttccaaatgccGTTCCAAACGTGTAAGTGCTTCAGTTTCTCCGCCTGGCCATACTGCAGAGGGTAAGCCATCTGTatcaaaacctaaaaaaaaaaacaaaaagaagaaaaaagaaaaaatattcttctggaactaaaataatttttattgaaccGCAACaggtaggaaaaaaatactttgcaGAATAATTTATGACAGTAGCATAAAAATGAACTGACGGCCCTGGGTAACTCCTCATATATAAGGATACATCATGGTCTCTATTCTTTAGGATGAACATCTTAAGGTGATCACAGATAGATCACATTTATAGAACACATAAATAATGTACAGATTTATCACTTCTTAGTTTAAGAgcttcttttagatttttttctcctttccctctaaATGCAAAATACTTTACACGTCAAATTAGAAGTGAGATTTTCTGAGTGATTTATTAACTCTTAAGCTCTgcatttattaccatttacaCCTACCAAGTTCTTCCAATGAAGGGACTCCATATTTCTCATCATGGTCATCAGACAGAGGAGTTGTGCACTTTTCTATTAGTTCTGAAGTAATTGTCTCTACGGGTATCTCTAGTGGttccattttgctgatgagaGTCTGGAATCTTTTATAAGTAAGAGGTGGTTGTCCACCATTGAGTTCAATGATCCtaataacaaagtaaaataaaaatataatttgactGGTAAGTTCTGAAAAggcttaaaatcagaaaataaaattaattacttaagACTTCTAGGCAGATGTAAGCTTCTTATACAACCATGAAAATTACTAAAGTAGTTATTGAATCTAAAAACCATTCTcgcaattttttaaacatctgttaCTTGTCAAAAATATACAGTATGCAAATACCAAAACCTTTAAGACAAAGGGTATCATTAAACATCTATGAGTGAAAAAAACAAGCAGCTAAATTAGCCTAAAggcaataacataaaaataatacatatgaaaaggtaaaaacattaaaactcaGCTCAAAGAATCTCTTAATCGTCAGTAAAAACTGGACCGGACCAATACAATATCAAGGAGCAATAAGCAAGTCTCATTAATTAGGATTCTATATTACTGTAGTGACAATCACTTGCTATTTTCTATTGTGCTTATCATGCATTTGTTTAAAATGTCAGCATATGTATCTTATGTACATTTTACATTCACTTTTGATCACTGATTGCCTCAATCAAgttatactaaaaagaaaaattagcttTGACAATGGTAGCTTGGATCAGACACTATTTGGGAATaaccaattattttcttttacgaTGGCCATTTGCTTGGCATTTAGCCCTAATAAAGAAAGACTGTAAAAtctaattccttcattttatggaTCAAAAACTAGAACCTACTGAAAGAGTTAAATAAGTTAGTCAAGGTTGCATAACTAATAAATAGGAAATCAAGGTCTCCTTAATCCAAATATAGTacatttttacaaagtttttaacttaaattccagttagttaacatactgtatTATATTAGGTTGAAGTGTATactttagtgattcaacacttccatacaacacccagtgttcatcacaagtatcctccttaatctccatcacctatttaacccatcctcccagtcacctccccctctggtaaccatcagtttattctctatagttgagagtctgtttcttgctttgcctctctctttttttccttatgctCATTTGtcttcttaaattccatttttccttaatggtgtataagaatgcaaaaaGATTTCTGCACACTGATTTTATaacctgtgactttactgaattcatttatcagttctagtagtgttttggtggagtccttagggatttttatatacagtatcatgGCATCTACAAATAGtcaagagttttacttcttctttaccaatttggatgccttttgtttctttatgttgtctaattgctgtggctaggaattccagtactatgttgaataaaaatggtgagagtg
Proteins encoded in this region:
- the CRY1 gene encoding cryptochrome-1: MGVNAVHWFRKGLRLHDNPALKECIQGADTIRCVYILDPWFAGSSNVGINRWRFLLQCLEDLDANLRKLNSRLFVIRGQPADVFPRLFKEWNITKLSIEYDSEPFGKERDAAIKKLATEAGVEVIVRISHTLYDLDKIIELNGGQPPLTYKRFQTLISKMEPLEIPVETITSELIEKCTTPLSDDHDEKYGVPSLEELGFDTDGLPSAVWPGGETEALTRLERHLERKAWVANFERPRMNANSLLASPTGLSPYLRFGCLSCRLFYFKLTDLYKKVKKNSSPPLSLYGQLLWREFFYTAATNNPRFDKMEGNPICVQIPWDKNPEALAKWAEGRTGFPWIDAIMTQLRQEGWIHHLARHAVACFLTRGDLWISWEEGMKVFEELLLDADWSINAGSWMWLSCSSFFQQFFHCYCPVGFGRRTDPNGDYIRRYLPVLRGFPAKYIYDPWNAPEGIQKVAKCLIGVNYPKPMVNHAEASRLNIERMKQIYQQLSRYRGLGLLASVPSNPNGNGGLMGYSPGENIPGCSSSGSCSQGSGILHYTHGDSQQTHLLKQGRSSMGTGLSGGKRPSQEEDTQSIGPKVQRQSVN